In the Athene noctua chromosome 25, bAthNoc1.hap1.1, whole genome shotgun sequence genome, one interval contains:
- the LOC141970130 gene encoding olfactory receptor 10A7-like, with product MKPTEGPEPGNRTLLTAFVLSGLSNHPELQHLLFFTFCLMYTITIIGNLLIFMVTLHPTLHTPMYSFLRVLSFLDVSTASTVVPKMLVNFLSEDRSISYTGCATQLYCVVFLGTTEWYLLTAMAYDRYVAICNPLRYSVLMNSRVCHSLVLLSFSGGIFVSVVQTAWVFTLPFCGPKKINYFFCDIPPLIILSCTDTSLYEKQIITATVLVIFAPFCLILVSYACIFSSILKISSTESRHKAFSTCSSHLTVVALYCGSGAFIYLQPKASYSQEVMVFLPLVYTAITPMLNPLIYSLRNKDVKEVLIGMLAELMKK from the coding sequence ATGAAGCCAACAGAGGGACCAGAACCAGGAAACCGCACCCTGCTGACGGCGTTTGTCCTCTCTGGACTGTCCAACCACCCAGAACTGCAGCACTTGCTGTTCTTCACATTCTGCTTAATGTACACCATCACCATCATTGGGAACCTTCTCATCTTCATGGTCACACTGCACCCCACCCTCCACACGCCCATGTACTCCTTCCTCCGGGTCTTGTCCTTCCTGGATGTTTCCACAGCGTCGACCGTTGTCCCCAAGATGCTGGTAAACTTCCTGTCAGAGGACAGGAGCATTTCCTACACGGGCTGTGCCACTCAGCTCTACTGTGTGGTTTTCTTAGGAACTACAGAATGGTACCTTTTGACAGCCATGGCTTATGACCGTTACGTGGCCATATGCAACCCCCTGAGATATTCAGTCCTCATGAACAGCAGAGTTTGTCATTCCTTGGTCCTGCTGTCGTTCTCGGGTGGTATTTTTGTGTCTGTGGTGCAGACAGCTTGGGTGTTCACACTGCCATTCTGTGGGCCCAAGAAGATTAACTACTTCTTCTGTGATATTCCCCCCCTCATTATTCTCTCCTGCACTGACACATCTTTGTATGAAAAGCAGATCATTacagccacagtgctggtcatCTTTGCACCATTTTGTCTCATCCTGGTATCCTATGCGTGCATCTTCTCCAGCATCCTGAAGATTTCCTCTACAGAGAGCAGACACAAGGCTTTCTCCACCTGTTCCTCACACCTTACTGTTGTAGCATTGTACTGTGGAAGTGGGGCTTTCATTTACTTACAGCCCAAAGCCAGTTATTCTCAGGAGGTTATGGTATTTCTGCCTCTCGTATACACAGCCATAACTCCTATGTTAAACCCCCTGATTTACAGCCTGAGGAATAAAGATGTGAAAGAGGTGCTAATTGGAATGCTGGCTGAGCTGATGAAGAAGTAA
- the LOC141970131 gene encoding olfactory receptor 10A7-like yields the protein MKPTEGPEPGNRTLLTAFVLSGLSNHPELQHLLFFTFCLMYTITIIGNLLIFMVTLHPTLHTPMYSFLRVLSFLDVSTASTVVPKMLVNFLSEDRSISYTGCATQLYCVVFLGTTEWYLLTAMAYDRYVAICNPLRYSVLMNSRVCHSLVLLSFSGGIFVSVVQTAWVFTLPFCGPKKINYFFCDIPPLIILSCTDTSLYEKQIITATVLVIFAPFCLILVSYACILSSILKISSTESRHKAFSTCSSHLTVVALYFGIGTSIYLQPKSTNSQDTKKVLSLVYTTVFPILNPLIYSLRNKDVKEVLIGMLAELMKK from the coding sequence ATGAAGCCAACAGAGGGACCAGAACCAGGAAACCGCACCCTGCTGACGGCATTTGTCCTCTCTGGACTGTCCAACCACCCAGAACTGCAGCACTTGCTGTTCTTCACATTCTGCTTAATGTACACCATCACCATCATTGGGAACCTTCTCATCTTCATGGTCACACTGCACCCCACCCTCCACACGCCCATGTACTCCTTCCTCCGGGTCTTGTCCTTCCTGGATGTTTCCACAGCGTCGACCGTTGTCCCCAAGATGCTGGTAAACTTCCTGTCAGAGGACAGGAGCATTTCCTACACGGGCTGTGCCACTCAGCTCTACTGTGTGGTTTTCTTAGGAACTACAGAATGGTACCTTTTGACAGCCATGGCTTATGACCGTTACGTGGCCATATGCAACCCCCTGAGATATTCAGTCCTCATGAACAGCAGAGTTTGTCATTCCTTGGTCCTGCTGTCGTTCTCGGGTGGTATTTTTGTGTCTGTGGTGCAGACAGCTTGGGTGTTCACACTGCCATTCTGTGGGCCCAAGAAGATTAACTACTTCTTCTGTGATATTCCCCCCCTCATTATTCTCTCCTGCACTGACACATCTTTGTATGAAAAGCAGATCATTacagccacagtgctggtcatCTTTGCACCATTTTGTCTCATCCTGGTATCCTATGCCTGCATCCTCTCCAGCATCCTGAAGATTTCCTCTACAGAGAGCAGACACAAGGCTTTCTCCACCTGTTCCTCACACCTTACTGTTGTAGCACTGTACTTTGGAATTGGGACTTCAATTTATTTACAACCAAAATCCACTAATTCACAAGACACTAAGAAAGTCTTATCTCTCGTTTACACAACCGTATTTCCCATATTAAACCCCCTGATTTACAGCCTGAGGAATAAAGATGTGAAAGAGGTGCTAATTGGAATGCTGGCTGAGCTGATGAAGAAGTAA